A genomic stretch from Magnetovibrio sp. includes:
- a CDS encoding 3'-5' exonuclease — translation MQHQSLFVFDIETVPDTDAVPNLIGRDIGPDAAERRAALEAYHLEATGGQNAFPRQPFHKVVAVSFLSAEIEYDGRFETYYLKELRSGGTSESPERDLVGGFYQFIDRKHPRLVSYNGRGFDLPVLRHRAMVCGITAGGFHDTSNKWENYTSRYALDWHCDLQEALTDFGAASRGLKLNEVCAVLNFPGKFGVDGSQVAPMYDEGRIDEIRDYCETDVLNTYLVYLRYQLTRGRVTKDGYNRAVADVIALIEAEREARPHLGQFFEAWGEAANNVFLLD, via the coding sequence ATGCAACACCAAAGCCTGTTCGTCTTCGACATCGAAACCGTACCCGACACCGACGCCGTGCCCAACTTGATTGGCCGCGATATCGGACCCGACGCCGCCGAACGACGTGCGGCGCTGGAAGCCTATCATTTGGAAGCCACCGGCGGGCAAAACGCCTTTCCCCGCCAGCCGTTTCACAAGGTGGTGGCGGTCAGTTTTCTGTCCGCAGAAATCGAATACGACGGCCGCTTTGAAACCTATTACCTCAAGGAACTGCGTTCCGGGGGTACATCTGAGAGCCCCGAGCGCGATTTGGTCGGCGGCTTTTACCAATTCATCGACCGCAAACACCCCCGTCTGGTGAGCTACAATGGGCGTGGTTTCGACCTGCCCGTCCTGCGTCATCGTGCCATGGTGTGCGGCATCACGGCGGGCGGTTTTCACGACACCTCCAACAAATGGGAAAACTACACCTCGCGCTACGCCTTGGATTGGCATTGCGATCTGCAGGAGGCGCTGACCGATTTCGGTGCCGCGTCGCGCGGCCTGAAGCTCAACGAAGTCTGCGCAGTGTTGAATTTCCCCGGCAAGTTCGGCGTCGACGGCTCGCAAGTCGCGCCCATGTACGACGAGGGCCGCATCGACGAAATTCGCGACTACTGCGAAACCGATGTGCTCAACACCTATCTGGTATATCTGCGCTATCAGCTGACCCGCGGACGTGTGACCAAAGATGGCTACAACCGTGCCGTCGCCGACGTCATTGCGCTGATCGAGGCTGAGCGCGAAGCCCGCCCGCACCTCGGCCAATTCTTCGAAGCGTGGGGCGAAGCGGCCAATAACGTCTTCCTTCTGGACTGA
- a CDS encoding YbaB/EbfC family nucleoid-associated protein produces the protein MKNLGQMMKQAQQMQARMSEMQEEMEAHEVVGASGGGMVNVRVNGKFDVRSVSIDPSIIDPSEPEMLEDLVAAAINDAKTKIDAFKQEKIAEMTGGLPLPPGFKLPF, from the coding sequence ATGAAGAATCTCGGCCAGATGATGAAGCAGGCGCAGCAGATGCAAGCCCGCATGAGCGAAATGCAAGAAGAGATGGAAGCCCACGAAGTGGTTGGTGCATCGGGCGGCGGCATGGTCAATGTGCGCGTCAACGGCAAGTTCGACGTGCGCTCCGTGAGCATCGACCCAAGCATCATCGATCCCAGCGAACCGGAAATGCTCGAAGATCTGGTCGCCGCGGCCATCAACGACGCGAAAACCAAAATCGACGCCTTCAAGCAAGAAAAGATCGCCGAAATGACTGGCGGTTTGCCGTTGCCGCCGGGCTTCAAGTTGCCGTTCTGA
- the recR gene encoding recombination mediator RecR, which produces MVNPGRSSGIEALIQLLAKVPGLGPRSARRAALHLIKRRESLMEPLARALTQTAENVKTCSVCQNIDVTDPCSICTDPKRDRSQICVVEEVGDLWAMERVVGFRGLYHVLGGTLSALDGIGPQDLHIGALVERARDPGVTEVILATNATVDGQTTAHYIADRLSDANVTISGLAHGVPMGGELDYLDEGTLSAALKARKPV; this is translated from the coding sequence ATGGTCAACCCCGGGCGTTCCAGCGGGATCGAAGCACTGATCCAGCTTTTGGCCAAGGTGCCGGGGCTGGGACCTCGTTCGGCGCGCCGCGCCGCGCTGCACTTGATCAAGCGGCGCGAATCGCTGATGGAACCGCTGGCCCGGGCGCTGACGCAAACCGCTGAAAACGTCAAAACCTGTTCGGTGTGTCAAAATATCGACGTCACCGATCCATGTTCCATTTGCACCGATCCGAAACGCGACCGCAGCCAGATCTGCGTGGTCGAAGAGGTCGGCGATCTGTGGGCGATGGAGCGCGTTGTCGGTTTTCGCGGTCTCTATCACGTGTTGGGCGGCACGCTTTCGGCGTTGGACGGCATCGGGCCCCAAGATCTGCATATCGGCGCCTTGGTCGAACGCGCTCGCGACCCCGGCGTCACGGAAGTGATCCTGGCCACCAACGCCACCGTCGATGGCCAGACCACCGCCCATTACATCGCCGATCGCCTGAGCGACGCCAACGTCACCATTTCCGGCTTGGCGCATGGGGTGCCAATGGGCGGCGAGCTGGATTATCTGGACGAAGGTACGCTTTCGGCGGCGCTGAAAGCGCGCAAACCCGTGTAG
- a CDS encoding cytochrome c, whose amino-acid sequence MAPDQAPKTQPAPELMDAQGLHPDAPRHGSPIKWMALVMVTLVVLTTISMWGKEKVSIKASVTIPPLSEAAQRGREVFAQSCQECHGVDGAGGTRTGPPLIHPMYRENLYPDYVLKKVLREGKREKNWRFGPMEPVKNITEQQIDDVTLFIRTVQNASGID is encoded by the coding sequence ATGGCGCCCGATCAAGCCCCAAAAACGCAACCGGCCCCCGAACTCATGGATGCCCAAGGCCTGCACCCGGATGCGCCGCGCCATGGCTCACCGATCAAATGGATGGCTTTGGTGATGGTGACGTTGGTGGTGCTGACCACGATTTCCATGTGGGGTAAGGAAAAGGTCTCCATCAAGGCGTCGGTCACCATCCCGCCGCTGAGCGAAGCCGCGCAACGTGGCCGTGAGGTGTTCGCACAATCGTGCCAAGAATGCCACGGCGTCGACGGCGCGGGCGGCACGCGCACCGGTCCGCCGCTGATCCATCCGATGTATCGCGAAAATCTCTATCCCGATTATGTGCTGAAAAAAGTGCTGCGCGAAGGCAAGCGCGAAAAGAACTGGCGCTTTGGCCCGATGGAACCGGTGAAGAATATAACAGAACAGCAAATCGACGACGTCACGCTGTTTATCCGTACCGTTCAAAATGCCAGCGGGATCGACTAA
- a CDS encoding DNA recombination protein RmuC yields the protein MDSQSLILIVLAGAALIVALWAAFGRRAPTDHAQAQEAAHNALIAQLSANQADLAARLQMMTESQGQLTRTLEQRFEHVSKRLGDGLSEHSQRTGDVIKQVHERLAVIDAAQKNLSTLTDQMVGLQDILSNKQARGAFGEIQLNDLVTDALPPSAYTFQATLKNGKRADCLLKLPNPPGSIVIDSKFPLESYLALRNAENDDVRKVALRSFGTDVLNHVRTIAEKYIVAGETAESALMFLPSEAVYAELHASLPDVVEKSYRARVWIVSPTTLMATLNTVRAVLKDAHMREQAGVIQAEVLKMLDDVTRLDDRVAKLQKHFTMTEEDIRQIRISTDKVTRQGEKIEAVQLADDGPAEALQPSLPQGTVAGPTANEP from the coding sequence ATGGATTCGCAGAGCCTCATCCTCATCGTTTTAGCTGGCGCAGCCCTGATCGTGGCATTGTGGGCGGCGTTCGGTCGCCGTGCACCGACCGACCACGCTCAAGCGCAGGAAGCCGCACACAACGCGCTGATCGCGCAACTGTCCGCGAACCAAGCCGATCTGGCGGCGCGCTTGCAGATGATGACCGAGAGCCAGGGCCAGCTGACGCGCACCTTGGAACAACGTTTCGAGCATGTCAGCAAACGCCTCGGCGACGGTCTCAGCGAGCACAGCCAACGCACCGGCGACGTCATCAAGCAGGTTCACGAACGCTTGGCGGTTATCGACGCGGCGCAAAAGAACCTCAGCACCCTGACCGATCAAATGGTCGGCTTGCAAGACATCCTGTCCAACAAGCAAGCGCGCGGCGCGTTCGGCGAAATTCAATTGAACGATCTGGTCACCGATGCCCTGCCGCCGTCGGCTTATACATTCCAGGCGACCTTGAAAAACGGCAAGCGCGCCGATTGCTTGCTCAAGCTGCCCAATCCACCCGGATCCATCGTCATCGATTCCAAGTTTCCGTTGGAAAGTTATCTGGCGTTGCGCAACGCCGAAAACGACGATGTACGCAAAGTGGCGTTGCGCAGTTTCGGCACCGACGTGCTCAACCACGTGCGCACCATCGCCGAAAAATACATCGTTGCGGGCGAAACGGCGGAAAGCGCGTTGATGTTCCTGCCCAGTGAGGCGGTTTACGCCGAACTGCACGCATCGCTTCCCGACGTGGTGGAAAAATCCTATCGCGCACGGGTGTGGATCGTTTCCCCCACCACCTTGATGGCGACGCTGAACACCGTGCGTGCGGTGCTCAAAGACGCCCACATGCGCGAACAGGCCGGGGTCATCCAGGCGGAAGTCCTAAAAATGCTCGACGACGTGACCCGCTTGGACGACCGGGTCGCCAAGTTGCAAAAACATTTCACCATGACCGAAGAAGACATCCGCCAAATCCGCATTTCCACGGACAAGGTCACCCGCCAGGGCGAAAAGATCGAAGCCGTGCAATTGGCCGACGACGGCCCCGCCGAAGCGTTGCAACCGAGCCTACCGCAAGGAACGGTTGCCGGACCGACGGCAAACGAGCCATAA
- a CDS encoding HD domain-containing phosphohydrolase: protein MRAILHYLTAMVIIPFYGIRVCPFIETLTPLQVATPIIFMLALQFMVRKPLIARLVDAAPLKRQVKRLFWLELTMFTISALVVMAYNEILYGFPFLESGLKVLFGLSGLGYYAAADIALEKERAVADRIEREHITIDPDENYFPLTRKVALFSSISITALVGVFMLLVIKDLDWIIRVGAEVTLKDAQASILKEFAFVLAVVLPHTLNIIRSYAHNLHRILNNQTSVLSRVTLGDYDLHVPVASNDEFGVIAAHTNTMVDRIKDRTAELARTRDVTILSLATLAETRDNETGAHILRTQRYVRALAERLKDHPNFAHELNAETIDLLYKSAPLHDVGKVGIPDAILLKPGKLTDDEFVIMKTHASLGAEALEVAERELGSNSFMRYAREIAATHHEKWDGSGYPNGLKGDAIPISGRLMAVADVYDALISKRVYKPAFSHDKAMGIIREGRGSHFDPDIIDALDAVETEFKDIADKFGDVAHAAE from the coding sequence ATGCGCGCGATTTTGCACTACCTGACAGCCATGGTGATCATTCCGTTTTATGGCATACGGGTGTGCCCATTTATCGAAACCCTGACGCCGCTTCAGGTCGCAACGCCCATTATCTTCATGCTTGCGCTGCAATTCATGGTACGCAAACCCCTGATCGCGCGGCTGGTCGATGCTGCGCCGCTGAAACGCCAGGTCAAACGGTTGTTTTGGCTTGAGCTCACCATGTTCACCATCAGCGCATTGGTGGTCATGGCCTACAATGAAATTTTGTACGGCTTCCCATTCTTGGAAAGCGGCCTGAAAGTTCTCTTTGGGCTGAGCGGCCTGGGCTACTACGCCGCCGCCGACATCGCGTTGGAAAAAGAACGCGCCGTCGCCGATCGGATCGAACGCGAACACATCACCATTGACCCCGACGAAAACTATTTCCCGCTGACGCGCAAGGTTGCGTTGTTTTCATCGATCTCCATCACCGCCCTGGTCGGCGTGTTCATGCTGCTGGTGATCAAGGATCTGGACTGGATCATTCGCGTCGGCGCTGAGGTCACCTTGAAGGATGCACAAGCTTCGATCTTGAAGGAATTCGCCTTTGTCCTGGCGGTGGTGTTGCCCCACACCCTGAACATCATTCGATCCTACGCCCACAATTTACACCGCATCCTCAACAACCAGACCTCGGTGCTCAGCCGCGTGACCTTGGGCGATTACGATCTGCACGTTCCCGTCGCCAGCAACGACGAGTTTGGCGTGATCGCCGCGCACACCAACACCATGGTCGATCGCATCAAGGACCGCACCGCCGAACTGGCGCGCACCCGCGACGTCACCATCCTGTCGCTCGCCACCTTGGCCGAAACCCGCGACAATGAAACCGGCGCACATATCTTGCGCACCCAGCGCTACGTGCGGGCATTGGCCGAACGTCTCAAGGACCACCCCAATTTCGCCCACGAACTCAATGCCGAAACCATCGATCTGTTGTACAAGTCCGCGCCGCTGCACGATGTCGGCAAGGTCGGCATCCCAGACGCGATCTTGCTCAAACCGGGCAAACTCACCGACGACGAATTCGTCATCATGAAAACCCACGCCAGCCTCGGCGCCGAAGCGCTTGAGGTCGCCGAACGTGAACTGGGCAGCAATTCGTTCATGCGCTACGCCCGCGAAATCGCCGCCACCCACCACGAGAAATGGGACGGTTCGGGCTACCCCAACGGACTGAAGGGCGACGCGATCCCCATCTCCGGGCGCTTGATGGCGGTGGCCGACGTCTATGACGCCCTGATTTCCAAACGCGTCTACAAACCGGCTTTTTCCCACGACAAAGCCATGGGCATCATCCGCGAGGGCCGGGGCAGCCATTTCGACCCCGACATCATCGACGCCCTGGATGCCGTCGAAACCGAATTCAAGGACATCGCCGACAAATTCGGCGACGTCGCCCATGCTGCAGAATAG
- the def gene encoding peptide deformylase has translation MAVLPILVAPDPRLKTQAQSVEKVDGEIRQLMDDMLETMYAANGIGLAAPQVGVSKRVLVIDVARDDEKPNPIRMANPEIVWASETEQLHEEGCLSLPEQFAEVMRPTAVRVRYLDHENEIREIEADEILGICVQHEMDHLDGTLFVDHLSNLKRNMILRKLQKARRGQPATV, from the coding sequence ATGGCCGTATTGCCCATTTTGGTCGCTCCCGACCCCAGATTGAAAACCCAGGCCCAGTCGGTCGAAAAGGTCGATGGTGAAATTCGCCAGCTCATGGACGACATGTTGGAAACCATGTATGCGGCCAACGGCATCGGTTTGGCCGCCCCGCAAGTGGGGGTGAGCAAGCGTGTCCTGGTCATCGACGTTGCCCGCGACGATGAAAAGCCCAATCCCATTCGCATGGCCAACCCCGAAATCGTGTGGGCGTCAGAAACCGAGCAGTTGCACGAAGAAGGCTGTCTGTCGCTGCCCGAACAATTTGCCGAGGTGATGCGCCCGACGGCGGTGCGGGTGCGCTATCTGGATCATGAAAACGAAATCCGCGAAATCGAGGCGGACGAAATTCTGGGTATCTGCGTGCAGCACGAAATGGACCACCTGGACGGCACGCTGTTCGTCGACCATCTGTCGAACCTCAAACGCAACATGATCTTGCGCAAACTGCAAAAGGCGCGGCGCGGCCAGCCGGCCACGGTTTAA
- the fmt gene encoding methionyl-tRNA formyltransferase produces MSDTKLRLVFMGTPDFSVPALKALLDAGHHVLAVYSQPPRKSGRGQKLTPSPVHAFAESQGIEVRNPHSLKDPDEQEAFAALNADAAVVVAYGLILPQAILDAPKMGCFNIHASLLPRWRGAAPIQRAIEAGDLETGVTIMQMDAGLDTGPMLLSETIAITADMNAQQLHDALCTMGGRLIVEALAGVIEGRIVPQTQPEDGVTYAKKIDKAETRIDWRRPADELARSVRAMYPMTWFERDGQRVRVLRAVAEDAAGTPGAVLDDALLVACGDGALRLVEVQPAGKAAMAADAYLRGNPLKAGTVLD; encoded by the coding sequence ATGAGCGATACCAAGCTGCGCCTTGTGTTTATGGGCACCCCGGATTTTTCCGTGCCGGCCCTCAAGGCCCTGCTCGACGCGGGGCACCACGTGCTCGCCGTCTACAGCCAGCCGCCGCGCAAATCGGGGCGTGGACAAAAGCTCACGCCATCGCCGGTGCATGCCTTCGCCGAGTCCCAAGGGATCGAGGTGCGCAACCCGCACTCGCTCAAAGACCCAGACGAACAGGAAGCCTTTGCCGCCTTGAATGCAGATGCCGCCGTGGTGGTGGCCTACGGTCTGATTTTGCCGCAAGCGATCTTGGACGCGCCGAAAATGGGCTGTTTCAACATTCACGCCTCGCTGTTGCCGCGCTGGCGGGGTGCTGCGCCCATTCAGCGCGCCATCGAGGCGGGCGACCTTGAGACCGGTGTGACCATCATGCAGATGGACGCCGGGCTCGATACAGGGCCTATGCTGCTCAGCGAAACCATCGCCATCACAGCGGACATGAACGCCCAACAGCTTCACGATGCCTTGTGCACGATGGGCGGGCGTTTGATCGTCGAGGCGTTGGCGGGTGTAATCGAAGGGCGCATCGTTCCCCAAACCCAGCCTGAAGACGGCGTGACGTACGCGAAAAAAATCGACAAGGCCGAGACCCGTATCGATTGGCGGCGACCCGCCGACGAGCTTGCCCGGTCGGTGCGGGCAATGTATCCGATGACATGGTTCGAACGTGACGGCCAGCGCGTGCGGGTGCTGCGCGCCGTGGCCGAAGATGCAGCCGGCACGCCGGGAGCCGTGCTCGACGATGCGCTGTTGGTGGCGTGTGGCGATGGTGCGTTGCGTCTGGTCGAGGTTCAGCCTGCGGGCAAGGCGGCGATGGCGGCCGACGCCTATCTGCGCGGCAATCCCCTCAAAGCGGGCACGGTCCTCGATTAA